Below is a genomic region from Hevea brasiliensis isolate MT/VB/25A 57/8 chromosome 3, ASM3005281v1, whole genome shotgun sequence.
GAATAATTGAGACCTTAGAAGATATGTTTTGTATGTGTGCCCTGGATTTTGGAGGACAGTGGGATGATCAGTTGccattagtggagtttgcttataataacagctatcatTTCAGCATTAGAATGGCAccttatgaggcactatatggtagGAAGTATAGGTCTCCTCAATGTTGGACAGAAGTTGGAGAAGCAATggtacatgatgtagacctattacaatacacttcagagatggtccCTTTGATCAGAGAATGTCTTAAAACAGCCTTTAGTAGGCAAAAGAGCTATGCAGATCCTAGGCGaaaggatgtagagtttgcagtgagTGACTATGTGTTCCGGAAGGTCTCCCCTataaagggagtcatgagatttgggaagaaAGACAAACTGGCACCCCGATACATAGGGCCTTTTGAGATCATGGATAAAGTAGGAGCAGTTGCCTACTGGTTGGAGGTACCACCAAGCCTTTCCAATGTCCACCTAGTGTTCCACATTTCCATACTTAGGAAGTATGTTCTTGACCCTTCTCATGTGCTGCAGCCAGATACGGTGGAGTTAAATGAGGATTTGACCTTCAAGGAGTAGCCTGTTGCACAGTGGACTATCAGATGAGACAGCTTCAATCAAAgcaaatccctatggttaaagTTTAGTGGAGGAGCCAATCAGTGGAGGAATGCACCTAGAGTCAGAGCAGGATATGCACAGCAAGTACCcatatttatttaatatgtaaTCCTATACTTTTATTCTGCATTGTATAAAATTCGAGGataaattttctataaggggggaagaatgtaacacctcgaatttttaaataattattttatatgtaaattataatcttttactttattaaatattatggaaattaaatttgaattttctagatttttaaaatcgggtttgattttcttaagataataaatttcatctatttttaaaatttaatttaaagatcacgtgacaaatttaaaaatatatttggacttcacaaaattttctaaattttttataatttttttagaatttttgagtCTCATTTTAGGTCCTAagatagagtaaaaattcaattttaggtATCCTAAATTGAACCAGCCAACTAGAATCGGACCGAGTTAGATAGATCGAATCGGATTGGTCCTCTTTTTCTTCCCCTCCTTCTCTCCTGGGCTTGACCTCCTTTCCCTTTCTCTTCattctctctctcctctccccaCTGCAGGCCacgacctcccctcccttcccAGCTTGCCGGCGCACCACCAGACCTCCTTCCCACTGTCGGCCACTGTCCCAAATGCCAAAAAATTCGACTTGAAACTCCCTCATGCACAACGCATGACTCTTCAACTTCTTGATCAAAATCTAactgatccggccaccaatcggacggGGTCCAGTCCCAATCACCTTCTACACTTTGAGAGCTTTTCAAAGGCACCAAGAACATGAATTTTTGTTGAGCTTTTTGTCCGACTTAAGCTCGgaaaattttagttcattttgATTTTTTAGCTAAATTTCTCTAAAACCGGGAACCCTATAGAGATTCTGAGAGTATCGACATGTTCCACTCGGTGAGTGCTTTACGGtggtataaattttaaaatttttcaacacTAAAAATTCGATGGGTTCCAtggacttcgcagtgttttttcgagccTTAAACGAgcttatttaatttcataaaaattatattctaactcctagTGTTATGGGCTTCACGTAGGTACCTTCATTTTACGGAAATTTTACCGGCAACCGAATTTACATTTTCAAGCCAGATAGACGAGCAGCCGGAGTCGCTTCAGAAATGGGTCAAAATTATAGTTCTTGCCACTATTTTAAGATGCCCCGAACACGTTCCAAGCATCAGAATCGGCGTAGGTAAACCTGAACTCTAAATTTCCTTATTTACCTAGTGCcagatttagaataaaaattcataaaatattcatgggtgattaaaaaattatgattccttttgcaatGGTTTTATAACATTGTTAAAgaccgcagggcaaaattttagaatttttagagttactttgaatgacttttgcaaaatattaattttaagccTTATAATTAAATTATCAGACTGTGTGAGATTTGTCTGGATTgaaggcccaggaggggccaagtAATGTTGTTGAGTTGACTTGTGACTTTAGAAGTGTAATTTGAGCTACTTTGCAGGTTGAGTAGATCATAGGTACAGGAGAAACTCTACCGAATTTTCGACATACATTAGGGTGTCTTTTGACTCTTTAAAATAttgttttgagttaattatgataactttataatataattgtttaggtgatcaggGTCAGCCATCCTCCTTCACTTAGCCACCACAGTGATTCCCGATGTACTGTGAGtatttattgattttatttataatttcaatattattatacatataaggcatgctcatgcatttacttataattatatgtatatagctgTTATAGGCACCCTTTGTGTTAtattattatttgatgaaattgatgtgggtgtcgccttagtgtaatttggagctgtgtgcgtgtgttggcgtgcttGAGGTATGGTACTAGGTATGGGTAGGACAAGCagatcggcttgagctagtctcgcttagAGCCCAATCGTTTTTTGATAAGTCGAGGTAAGTACGGCTTTAAGTTAATCTCACTAAaccccgcatttggattattaagagaaaatccaactcaagttgatctcactggtaaaggttggaattaagagagctgtgtagggaaccagcttccatatatatatatatatttgattgatatgacacacgggtgtgtgagcgctctaaattattctttgtgtgaATATTGTTTGAACTTGGTTAAATATGTTGATATATGCTGCATTTCATCCTTATAAATGCATTAGCCCTAGATAATTATAGAAaatgtatttaaaatcaatatcttactctatgagtagaacgctcactcctattcaccctTTTTTTTCTAGGTTACAGGAGGTTCTCTTTCTTTGTGATTAACCTGCTTCATTCCTTGCAGGTCTACTAGCAGTAAATATCAATATTTCATagtattgattaaaaatctatattccgtatgtgctagaaatattatattTAGTGTGGGACTATAAAAGATTATTTGTTTTGAAACTGTAAAAGATTATTTGttttgaaattgtaaacctatatttatgcatgtgtggttgaatgggatgaatatatgccttggatgagggagctgagctcccatttgatataATTGTTATGTTAAGGATTGTGAGAGTGAGCAGAGCTCcccaaatttatatattttgtgaTCACAGGTCAGGTAAtctaaaactccccgttggatagtccaatttatggttaaACTCTGTCCAGTTGATTTATTAAAAATGGGTTCTAGATATGGGCTCTATGATTGGGCTAAAATCAATTGGGCTTACTACGGGTTTTGGAAGCTTTATGCTGACTTGTCCTAGTGCCGATCCTGCCCATAATTTGGGCTGTGACAAAATATTCTTATAAACATTGAaatctttcaattttttattgttatttttttacTTGCAatccttttaaatttaattttcaatagaCTCTTGAAATTTTTATATTCTTTTTGAGTAATATAGTTACTTTATggcttttaaaataaaaaaaatttcattgaattctttaaatattcaaaattttatttgCTATCATTACTCTTTGCCCCCCAATCTCAATGTTCCATATTTGCCTCTGGATAGACTCAGGTTCAAGTCCTATCTCACCCTTGCAACCTtatcaaattttttaattaaataagtcaTAGGGGTGATTAAATGAGTTATATGAGTTGTGTCTAACTTATTTAGATAACTTGTTTGATAAATAGAGTATTAAATAGGTTATAAAAAGTCATGTTGTGTGACCTATTTATTAAATAGGTTACACGAGTTGTATTGTGCAACCTATTTAATAAATGGGTCATGTTCAGGTTGGAGGTTTATGACATGATTAATAATTGTGTTGTGTTCGGATCGAGCATAATCTTATAGTATCAGAATGAGACACTACTCATTTAGACACATTATGATATCTCTAGGTAAAGATTCTAAGTCTCTAAGAAGAGAGTATATTTCACTCATAATCTCTCAACTTAGGTGTTTATATCAATAATGTCCCTTAATTTtaagttatataaaaaaaattatagaacttCAATTTGAATATTACTAAAAACTCTATTATCTGCTATTacagattaatttataattaaattttattgatcatcCCTTAATTTAAATTAGTATATTACAATCGTCGCTCATTTTTATagtcaatttaaaatttaaaattttcatttatttaaaataaaatcataattttacAAAGtagtataatatttttataaatatttacaattaatcaattatttaatttatcttttaaaatatttttacatgtattatttttaatttgattttaagttaatattAAAAGATTTAtgcttaatttattttatttcctttgattttattttaattaagaaaaattaataatatgttttattttactttattttaataatattcaaACTCTAATTTAAGTAtggatattttttttatatagtttttgtttttgtttcttGCATTAGTGAAATAATATATCCAATCTTAATTATTATTTAccgtattttatattaaaattatttatatattaaattaaagtttagaaatttttgtgaaataaatttaaattgaaagaaGTTTGTAGTACATTTATCAAAGTTGAGAGACAATTAgtaaaatttcattataaattaatttaaaaacttataatagcaaattataaaaattttaataatatttaagttaaaattagaatttttataaTACAAATTAAAGTTGATAGATATTGCTTATATAATCACATAAGTTGGGAGATTATGAGTGAAATTGCTCAGAAAGTGATTCCAAGTTAAAAGTataatttgtaattaattttattaataacacaatttttttacataatttgtgattattttttaaatacataatatgcattaatattataattataatttcatatCGGACAATAcaataaattaatctaaaaatgAAAATAGCAATAGGATAATATTATTctaaaatatgttttaaatttttacatctaataaaattttaaaatttaaattctatttattgcaaaaaataatttatatataaaaaatatatttcattaaaatattttctaaaaaaaaattctCGGCTCAGATAGCAACGCTAAAAGCCCAACCCACAAGATCCGGCCCGCTTACTGTAAGCTGAACCGGGTCATTATAAATCAAGCGGCCGTGCCTATGTACCAGTTACCGAATCAAAATCCCCTCTCTGGTTCTCCCGCACCAGAAGCAACTCAAAATCTATCAACTTTTCCGCTGAGCGGATCTCGCCGAAATCCCTGTCCTTACAATTGCCGGTGCATTCTCCGGCCAATTGGTGACGGGACTATCTTCGATCTCCTgtgtaaaaaagaaaaatatcgtTTGTTCTCAAACCTTCAAATATCTTATGCATTTTTATTCCATTAACAGTCGATCAAATTAAAATTCCCCTCTATCTCTTGGTTCTAATTTAGGGCCTGCGTTTCATTATCGCATTTTCTATTTTCTTGGTAATGCATTTGGTTCTTAGTGAAATGAAGAAAAATAGAACCAAATATTTTGGGCTTTTATTGCTCTTTTTGTTTTCATTGTGATTGCATGGGGCTTGGTTCAGTGAGTTTTTAATCATCTGGTGCTTGAAAACACCAaagatttaaaatataattttacagTTTTCTCCTTGCTACGAAACAGTGGTTTAGTGACCCTTGCTGATTTTTTCCCCCTTTTGGCAGGTAAGCTTGAGGTGGGCTATTAGTTTCTGCTCAAATTGCTGTTTTTGCTTAAACCAGGacttgaagaaatttgtagaaCTGTTTGGTTTCAAGCTAGAAGTATCAATAGCTCACtgcaaataaaagaaaaagaaactagAAATGGTATGTTTCTTGTATCTGTTACCAAATTTGAACTTCAAGTTAAGATTTTGTGTTGTGCTTTTAGAACCTGTATGCTAATATTGAATGTGAAATTGAGAAGTTAAGAGCTAAGGAATTTGTTAGGCCTTATTGGTTTAGCTGTTTGACTTTGCACAAGCTGTGCTCTTATTTCGTAATGGCCTGTTAATTTTGTTATGAAATGCTTGGGTTCCTTTAAGTGGGTGTGGGAATCATGGGTTGTATAATGATTGCTGAGATTGTTTCATTATTATAATCTTGATCAGTCCTATCATAAAATATGCATTTAATATTCATTTGGCTTGATGCCACTTATGAAATCTTTGATTTGCTTTCCTTGTACTCTCCAAGATCTTGCATACATCTGATCATTTGAATATTTTTCTAGCACATAATGTGTCTTTAGTTTGATGGATGTAACTTTTATCAGTTAACACTTTTGCAGAATTTTGGTTTTGCAGTCGAAACTATTAATCTAAAATTCATGAAGTCTGATCGTAGACAAATGGATTGTAGCATTTCATCAGCATACAAATCCCTTTAATAACTTAAGAGAAATTCTTGGAATTGGATACTTTCAAACATCATTTGAAGTTTACATTGTGGCTTTTTAGCTTGACTACTTTCTCCTTCTTTGGCATTAAAAGAACAGCATAATTATTTGGTGTAGATTGGTTCCAGTAATTCTTGTCAAATTGTGCACTAATAAGAAGTTGTTGGATGTTGTAATTCTGCATGGCTCACTTAATGGAGGGAACTAAAGATACAGAAGAGGGATAGTGATTAAAGACGTAAAGTTTAATGGGCTTTTTTATTTTGCACATATCTTGGTTACTATTAAGAAGTTAAACCTATTGATTAAAATGTTTCATTTTTGGTTACATACTTGGCAAGGACTGAGGATATTATTCTGCTCTTATTGTTCTTTTATGGATGTGATAAGGGActtctttctttattttcatACTTTGTTTGGTAGTCTTTCCAGAATCAAGGTTTTTGGATGGCAAAAAGTGCCGAGTCAATAAATGATGGTGAGATTAATTATGATTCATCTAGAATTGAGATGAAGCGTTCTCATCAGTGGTTTATGGATGGTTCTGAGGTAGAACTATTTTCCAACAAGAAACAAGCAGTAGGAGTTCCAACCAACAACTTATTTACAGGAATGAtaaattcaaatgtttctcaatgGGGAAATGCTTCTAGTTTTCAGTCAATGTCTGGCCATTTTTCTGAACGGTTATTTGATTCTGATATAGCAAGGACTGCTAATTTTGATGACAGAAACATTTCATTGGTTAGCTCAGAAAAGTTTACTATGGGGAGGAAGGTCAATGAGGATCCATTTGGGAATGATTCCTCATTTAATTTATCTATGTCTCACACGCTGGAAGATCCTAGATCAAGTTTAAATTGTAGTGGGATTAGAAAAGTGAAAGTTAGCGAGGTCAAGGAATCTGAGAATATCATGCATTTACCAATGGAACATGACTACAGTAGGGTGGATAGCGATAATATGTCAACTTCTAATGCTTATGATAAGGGTGAAAATACCATATCAATGGATCTTGCTTATAACAAAGGGGGCGGCCACATCATGCCTGTGGGTGAAACCTATGACAGGGAGAGTAACATTTTCATTTCAATGGGACAACCCTATAGCAAGGGAGATGACAACATAACGATGAGTCAAACAtacaaagataataataataccaTGGCAATGGGTCACACATTTAGTAAGGGTGACAACAATATCATATCTATGGGTCAAACCTTCACGCCAGATGAAAACACCATGTCAATGGGGCACCTTTTCAGCAAAGGCAATGACAGTACTGTTTTAATGGGTCATACATACAACAAACGCAACAACAAAAATTTGTCAGTTGGTCAGTCTTTTAATAAAAGAGAGAGTACTATGATATCCTTTGGTGGCTATGATGACGACGATACAAGTCCCTCAGGACAGCTCATATCCAATTATGACTTGTTGATGGCTCATTCTTCTCTTCAGAATTCAGAAGTAATAAATGAGAAAGATGTAGTCAATTCACATGTGGATGCACATGCATCTGCTGTCCATACAACTGCCTCTGGAACTGAAAATACTTCTAAGAAGAAAGAGGACCTAAAAGCATCTAAGAAGGCGCCTTCAAATAACTTCCCTTCAAATGTTAGAAGTTTACTGTCCACTGGAATGCTGGATGGAGTTGCTGTAAAGTATATAGCATGGTCACAGGAGGTAAGTTTTAATTTTATGCATAAATCTCTAAGACAAACTTATCCTGTGATGACATGTTCTAGTTCTTATGTATGATAGAAGGAGCTTTGTGGTGTTATAAAAGGTTCTGGATATTTATGTGGCTGTCAGACATGCAATTTCTCTAAGGTGAGCATTTTCATTATGATTCTTTTTCCAAAGAAAAGTTCCAAGTATACTCTTGGTCAAGAATTTCTGAATAGTTTGTTGAATGTGTACCCAGTATAGTAATAACTTCTCTTTATAGGTAATTAATGCCTATGAATTTGAGCGACATGCTAATTGTAAAACAAAACACCCCAATAATCACATATATTTTGAGAATGGGAAGACCATCTATGGCATTGTCCAAGAGCTAAGAAGCACTCCTCAGAGTATGCTTTTTGAAGTTATTCAGACAATAACTGGATCACCTATCAACCAGAAGTCCTTTCATCTTTGGAAAGGTGATGCAAAGTATATGTTTCAATTATGTTgctctaaattttaaattatccGTTCTTCTTCCATTGTTTTTCCTCTGATTTTTTGGTCATCTCGTGTATGCTCTTCTGTCTCCTTTACAGAATCATTTCTAGCTGCGACCCGTGAACTTCAACGAATTTATGGAAAAGATGAAGGGAAACcgttataaaaaaaaagaagcctTGTTCAAGTTGTAAGGTAGGACCATTTTTGTGTTGTGCATACAAGTGATCTTTTTGGCTACACCTTGTATTGGTTAAGGTGGCGGTGCTACTAACTTGAGATCATTGGGTGTTTGCAAAATTGGAGACCAATGAGCAAAGGAAACTTTTAATCTTGTCACTGGATTTATTAAAGCAGCACATAGCCCAGATGCTGAAGGGCAAATGAAATTCAAAAATATGTGCTACTTGTTAACGGAAGGAATCTTTTTTGTAACTTTCCTGTGGTGATTTCCTTCTTGGTATTCTTTATCACCATAACAGGTTTCTCCTTTTTTGAATGAGTAGATTACATTTTACAGAATGTCAAACTGCCATATTTGTCTGGATTGCTCTATTCAACTCCAATCTTGTGAGAATTAAATTTTGTTTCAATTTAGACATAAATAGTGTTTTGATCCAGCAAAAGTTAGGATCCCCAACGTTTCATAATCTGAATTTTTTTCGTTGAAAATCACCTTCACATATGGACTCTTTGCTCAACCTCTTGAAGCAGATGCTCACACAATGGTTATAGTGTAAAACATTAAACTGCATCCATTTTTGTCATGTTTACCCATGGAAATAACAAGAGTCCAGCATGCTGAAATTATTGATGTACTCTAAATTTCATTTCCTAGTTCATTATGTTGTGAAAAAGGCATGTCAATAGGCCCTAATAAATGGTTGACAATATTATATAATGTGTCTTTTTTTTCTTCTGGGCAAAAGATTTAtgataactaattaattaattctttcTTGTCTCTTAGGATCACTCTGTTGTAACCAAATACATTTGGGGAAGGTTTTAGTGCCTATCTAGTTCAGCTATAGTTGTTGGATATAGCCGATTGGAGCTGATATATCTAAGAGTGCGGTAAAATTATATCTTCTTGTTGATATGTAAAATGAGGGGTATATATTATCATAGTTGTTAAAGGCGCGCCTTAGGCTTAAGGCTCATCAGACTCAAACCCTAGTGCCTTATGCGCCTAGGTGTGTGCCTTTGTTCTGGGCACAATGTTCTAGAAAGGCATGCCttatttatttctatctttagcgAGCATTTTTATCAGCAAAAAGGACTACCATTTAAACTCAAAtcagcaaattcaattaaaaatatatgccaaagaaaaaaagaaaaaatatgatatttatttgatttttatgaattttttaaattttttactttgcGCCTCACCTTGCTAAGGCGCGCGCTCGCACTTTGTGCCTAGGTTCCAGGACTCTTTGGCGCCTTAGTGCgcttgagcctttaataactacgtatattatattatattatttattttattattgaaataaatataattattaatttattatataatgtataagaattaaaaatataatttttaaaaaataattttttatcatataaaaatgaatattataactagtttaattattatttatatttatttattatttcttataactataaataatttattgatataaaaaaattaatttggagataaattgtaattaataaattttaaaagtgtaatatagcttaaataaaaaaattaaatcaaatcaattattaaccgatgaaaaaaaaaatgtattttataGCTAGTGCAAACTACAGTATGGATTATTAGTTGCATTTTTAATAGATTTATCAAACAAGTTGGTTCAGCTATATGTACGTCTATCAATGTTTTCTTGCTCCTTTTCAACTAAATCACTTTGCTATTTGAAATCATCTGATGCTTCTGCTTGTGGTTCCTCTCGGACTGGCCTCATGGGGATGTAAAACATATAATCCTCTTTAGTGGGTTTTGTCCATTTATTTTGTTCAcaaaaatttgaataaaatgttatgAAGTCTGAAATGCATAAAAATCATGTCATATTGGTGGAATAGGTATACTTAATCCCCTTGAAATTAGTCTCAATTTCTTTGTTTTGTCAACACTCTTTGTATTGAATTCATTCATGCGTTTGGAAAAGTATCATCAAAGGTTAAGGCAGAAAACACATTGCATAACTTTTTCAATTATATGATTATATCAATGTTTAGATTTCCACTACATAATTCCTATTTCCTCTCTCAAATTTCCATATTTGTCTCTCTTTGATTCTATGGAGTGATACCAACTTTTCTTTACCCATTTCTCATCGTAAAATATTATTATCCGTTCAAATTAACTGTTATGTTTAACTAATTATTTCAAGTGTTAATGAAGTGTTAGTAAGTATATTTTGTATGATGTTTATGTAGTTTAATTTTGGCAGTAAAATGCTGGCATGCATTTTTGCACGCCTATATACAATTTGTTGAAAATCttataagcttttttttttttttcttaagtaaagaatttaattaattaccccacaatcatattatttttttgcttgatttctatatatatatatatattttaatttttttcgatTAAAAAGA
It encodes:
- the LOC110637218 gene encoding uncharacterized protein LOC110637218 isoform X2, which gives rise to MSFQNQGFWMAKSAESINDGEINYDSSRIEMKRSHQWFMDGSEVELFSNKKQAVGVPTNNLFTGMINSNVSQWGNASSFQSMSGHFSERLFDSDIARTANFDDRNISLVSSEKFTMGRKVNEDPFGNDSSFNLSMSHTLEDPRSSLNCSGIRKVKVSEVKESENIMHLPMEHDYSRVDSDNMSTSNAYDKGENTISMDLAYNKGGGHIMPVGETYDRESNIFISMGQPYSKGDDNITMSQTYKDNNNTMAMGHTFSKGDNNIISMGQTFTPDENTMSMGHLFSKGNDSTVLMGHTYNKRNNKNLSVGQSFNKRESTMISFGGYDDDDTSPSGQLISNYDLLMAHSSLQNSEVINEKDVVNSHVDAHASAVHTTASGTENTSKKKEDLKASKKAPSNNFPSNVRSLLSTGMLDGVAVKYIAWSQEELCGVIKGSGYLCGCQTCNFSKVINAYEFERHANCKTKHPNNHIYFENGKTIYGIVQELRSTPQSMLFEVIQTITGSPINQKSFHLWKESFLAATRELQRIYGKDEGKPL
- the LOC110637218 gene encoding uncharacterized protein LOC110637218 isoform X5, giving the protein MSFQNQGFWMAKSAESINDGEINYDSSRIEMKRSHQWFMDGSEVELFSNKKQAVGVPTNNLFTGMINSNVSQWGNASSFQSMSGHFSERLFDSDIARTANFDDRNISLVSSEKFTMGRKVNEDPFGNDSSFNLSMSHTLEDPRSSLNCSGIRKVKVSEVKESENIMHLPMEHDYSRVDSDNMSTSNAYDKGENTISMDLAYNKGGGHIMPVGETYDRESNIFISMGQPYSKGDDNITMSQTYKDNNNTMAMGHTFSKGDNNIISMGQTFTPDENTMSMGHLFSKGNDSTVLMGHTYNKRNNKNLSVGQSFNKRESTMISFGGYDDDDTSPSGQLISNYDLLMAHSSLQNSEVINEKDVVNSHVDAHASAVHTTASGTENTSKKKEDLKASKKAPSNNFPSNVRSLLSTGMLDGVAVKYIAWSQEKELCGVIKGSGYLCGCQTCNFSKVINAYEFERHANCKTKHPNNHIYFENGKTIYGIVQELRSTPQSMLFEVIQTITGSPINQKSFHLWKGDAKIISSCDP
- the LOC110637218 gene encoding uncharacterized protein LOC110637218 isoform X1 yields the protein MSFQNQGFWMAKSAESINDGEINYDSSRIEMKRSHQWFMDGSEVELFSNKKQAVGVPTNNLFTGMINSNVSQWGNASSFQSMSGHFSERLFDSDIARTANFDDRNISLVSSEKFTMGRKVNEDPFGNDSSFNLSMSHTLEDPRSSLNCSGIRKVKVSEVKESENIMHLPMEHDYSRVDSDNMSTSNAYDKGENTISMDLAYNKGGGHIMPVGETYDRESNIFISMGQPYSKGDDNITMSQTYKDNNNTMAMGHTFSKGDNNIISMGQTFTPDENTMSMGHLFSKGNDSTVLMGHTYNKRNNKNLSVGQSFNKRESTMISFGGYDDDDTSPSGQLISNYDLLMAHSSLQNSEVINEKDVVNSHVDAHASAVHTTASGTENTSKKKEDLKASKKAPSNNFPSNVRSLLSTGMLDGVAVKYIAWSQEKELCGVIKGSGYLCGCQTCNFSKVINAYEFERHANCKTKHPNNHIYFENGKTIYGIVQELRSTPQSMLFEVIQTITGSPINQKSFHLWKESFLAATRELQRIYGKDEGKPL
- the LOC110637218 gene encoding uncharacterized protein LOC110637218 isoform X3, producing MNQGFWMAKSAESINDGEINYDSSRIEMKRSHQWFMDGSEVELFSNKKQAVGVPTNNLFTGMINSNVSQWGNASSFQSMSGHFSERLFDSDIARTANFDDRNISLVSSEKFTMGRKVNEDPFGNDSSFNLSMSHTLEDPRSSLNCSGIRKVKVSEVKESENIMHLPMEHDYSRVDSDNMSTSNAYDKGENTISMDLAYNKGGGHIMPVGETYDRESNIFISMGQPYSKGDDNITMSQTYKDNNNTMAMGHTFSKGDNNIISMGQTFTPDENTMSMGHLFSKGNDSTVLMGHTYNKRNNKNLSVGQSFNKRESTMISFGGYDDDDTSPSGQLISNYDLLMAHSSLQNSEVINEKDVVNSHVDAHASAVHTTASGTENTSKKKEDLKASKKAPSNNFPSNVRSLLSTGMLDGVAVKYIAWSQEKELCGVIKGSGYLCGCQTCNFSKVINAYEFERHANCKTKHPNNHIYFENGKTIYGIVQELRSTPQSMLFEVIQTITGSPINQKSFHLWKESFLAATRELQRIYGKDEGKPL
- the LOC110637218 gene encoding uncharacterized protein LOC110637218 isoform X4, which gives rise to MAKSAESINDGEINYDSSRIEMKRSHQWFMDGSEVELFSNKKQAVGVPTNNLFTGMINSNVSQWGNASSFQSMSGHFSERLFDSDIARTANFDDRNISLVSSEKFTMGRKVNEDPFGNDSSFNLSMSHTLEDPRSSLNCSGIRKVKVSEVKESENIMHLPMEHDYSRVDSDNMSTSNAYDKGENTISMDLAYNKGGGHIMPVGETYDRESNIFISMGQPYSKGDDNITMSQTYKDNNNTMAMGHTFSKGDNNIISMGQTFTPDENTMSMGHLFSKGNDSTVLMGHTYNKRNNKNLSVGQSFNKRESTMISFGGYDDDDTSPSGQLISNYDLLMAHSSLQNSEVINEKDVVNSHVDAHASAVHTTASGTENTSKKKEDLKASKKAPSNNFPSNVRSLLSTGMLDGVAVKYIAWSQEKELCGVIKGSGYLCGCQTCNFSKVINAYEFERHANCKTKHPNNHIYFENGKTIYGIVQELRSTPQSMLFEVIQTITGSPINQKSFHLWKESFLAATRELQRIYGKDEGKPL